The Streptomyces sp. Alt3 genome has a segment encoding these proteins:
- a CDS encoding DUF962 domain-containing protein, protein MSQQTFDSYEEFWPYYVAMHSRAATRWVHLTGTLTGLALTAYGLARGRKRYALALPLIGYGTAWPAHFLIEKNNPATFGNPAWSLRGDAQMIRMMLAGRDAELAATAAEWLAENR, encoded by the coding sequence ATGTCACAACAGACGTTCGATTCGTACGAAGAGTTCTGGCCGTACTACGTGGCCATGCACTCCAGGGCGGCGACCAGGTGGGTGCATCTGACAGGGACGCTGACCGGTCTCGCGCTCACCGCGTACGGCCTGGCGCGCGGCCGCAAGCGGTACGCCCTGGCCCTGCCATTGATCGGGTACGGGACCGCGTGGCCGGCGCACTTCCTCATCGAGAAGAACAATCCGGCGACGTTCGGGAACCCCGCGTGGTCGCTGCGCGGCGACGCGCAGATGATCCGGATGATGCTCGCCGGGCGGGACGCAGAGCTCGCCGCAACCGCGGCCGAGTGGCTCGCCGAGAACCGGTGA
- a CDS encoding GTP-binding protein, with protein MAFGRSSRRKRPVEPVTLKILVAGGFGVGKTTLVGAVSEIRPLRTEERLSEAGRPVDDVAGVEGKSTTTVAMDFGRITLREDLVLYLFGTPGQDRFWFLWDELAQGALGAVVLADTRRLEDCFAAVDYFERRAIPFTVAVNLFENAEQFPTETIRAALDLDAEVPVLICDARDKASVRDVLVAVVEHAMVHADRVREPAGT; from the coding sequence ATGGCCTTCGGGCGCTCTAGCCGCAGAAAGCGGCCCGTCGAGCCCGTTACCCTGAAAATCCTGGTGGCGGGCGGCTTCGGCGTGGGCAAGACGACCCTGGTGGGCGCGGTCAGCGAGATCAGACCGCTGCGCACGGAGGAGAGGCTGAGCGAGGCGGGCCGTCCCGTCGACGACGTCGCGGGGGTCGAGGGCAAGAGCACGACGACCGTGGCCATGGACTTCGGCCGCATCACCCTGCGCGAGGACCTCGTCCTCTATCTGTTCGGCACGCCCGGACAGGACCGCTTCTGGTTCCTCTGGGACGAGCTGGCCCAGGGCGCCCTGGGAGCGGTGGTCCTCGCCGACACCCGGAGACTCGAGGACTGCTTCGCGGCCGTCGACTACTTCGAGCGCCGGGCGATCCCCTTCACTGTCGCCGTCAACCTCTTCGAGAACGCCGAGCAGTTCCCGACGGAGACGATCCGGGCCGCACTCGACCTCGACGCCGAGGTCCCCGTGCTGATCTGCGACGCGCGCGACAAGGCCTCCGTACGGGACGTACTCGTCGCGGTCGTCGAACACGCCATGGTGCACGCCGACCGGGTCCGGGAGCCCGCGGGGACCTGA
- a CDS encoding glycoside hydrolase family 31 protein, translating to MDGRDLVRSVKMVGSVQGMRAVRSAWRHRRADARGLVPRGAERARVPGLLVGAEPGPGGGVVRFARSELLVRVAVGGAVFWSWDGAGPLPSYALPGAGPEADPRASLEPDTNGGWQVVSERLTVVVSRHGAVELRTPGGVLLRRELPPRWWEPVEGGAARWVQRSEVPADARFFGLGGRSGGPRLREGTYRLWNTDPGGRFGPGDDPLYLTMPVQLVVSDAGTHLVFHDNSWSGGVTLREGEEGAGSGHDRPGTCEVRMDGGPLRCWVVAGTPARVLRGWTGLTGAPALPPSWALGPQHARWGFGSEQEVRRIVTGYRERGLPLSVLHLDIDHYDAHQVFTVDPERFPGLPRLAKELREEGVRLVSIVDPAVRASVGNAVFDSGMEVGAEGAFVRDPQGRPVLGEVWPGECVYPDFTDPQVREWWGGLYEERLGQGFAGVWHDMNEPVSFSAFGDPSLPRSSRHALEGRGGDHREAHNVYAMAMARAGYEGLRRLRPEERPFLFSRSGWAGMQRYGGTWSGDVATGWPGLRASLALVLGLGLCGVPYSGPDVGGFDGSPSPELYLRWFQLGAYMPLFRTHSAIDAGRREPWEFGPEVLAHAGRALEERERLLPYFVTLAQLARLTGAPYVRPLWWGAPGDRELRDCEDAFLLGDALLVAPVLEEGAGRRSLRLPRGRWYDTATGRAYEGPGQVVVEAPLSRIPVLARAGAVIPVRSPEGDLELEVWAPPVGRAGGGLVVRDMGDGWEQAQVERYTSRVGAGRVVVERDGAEESVPYPVRVRGLPGVAQP from the coding sequence ATGGATGGTCGTGACCTGGTGCGCTCGGTGAAGATGGTGGGTTCCGTACAGGGGATGCGTGCGGTGCGCTCGGCCTGGCGGCACCGGCGTGCGGATGCCCGGGGGCTGGTGCCGCGCGGTGCGGAGCGGGCCCGTGTGCCCGGCCTCCTGGTGGGCGCGGAGCCGGGGCCGGGCGGCGGGGTGGTGCGGTTCGCCCGCTCGGAACTGCTCGTTCGGGTGGCGGTGGGCGGTGCGGTGTTCTGGTCGTGGGACGGCGCCGGACCGCTTCCCTCGTACGCCCTGCCGGGAGCCGGTCCGGAGGCGGATCCGCGGGCGTCCCTGGAACCGGACACGAACGGCGGCTGGCAGGTGGTGTCGGAGCGGCTGACGGTGGTCGTGTCACGGCACGGGGCGGTGGAACTGCGTACGCCGGGTGGGGTGTTGTTGCGCCGGGAGCTGCCGCCGCGCTGGTGGGAGCCGGTGGAGGGGGGTGCGGCCCGGTGGGTGCAGCGCTCCGAGGTGCCGGCCGACGCGCGGTTCTTCGGACTGGGCGGGCGTTCCGGGGGGCCGAGGCTGAGGGAGGGCACCTACCGGTTGTGGAACACCGATCCCGGTGGGCGTTTCGGTCCGGGGGACGATCCGCTGTATCTGACGATGCCGGTGCAGCTGGTGGTCTCCGACGCGGGGACGCATCTGGTCTTCCACGACAACTCGTGGTCGGGCGGGGTGACGCTCCGGGAGGGCGAGGAGGGTGCCGGTTCGGGGCACGACCGGCCCGGCACCTGTGAGGTGCGGATGGACGGCGGTCCGCTGCGCTGCTGGGTGGTCGCGGGTACGCCGGCCAGGGTCCTCCGGGGCTGGACGGGGCTGACGGGTGCGCCCGCGCTGCCGCCGTCGTGGGCGCTGGGGCCGCAGCACGCGCGCTGGGGGTTCGGCAGCGAGCAGGAGGTGCGGCGGATCGTCACGGGTTACCGGGAGAGGGGACTGCCTCTGTCGGTGCTGCACCTGGACATCGACCACTACGACGCGCACCAGGTGTTCACGGTCGACCCGGAGCGGTTCCCCGGTCTTCCCCGGCTGGCGAAGGAGTTGCGCGAGGAGGGCGTGCGACTGGTGTCGATCGTGGACCCGGCGGTGCGGGCGTCGGTGGGCAACGCGGTGTTCGACAGCGGCATGGAGGTAGGTGCGGAGGGTGCCTTCGTCCGGGATCCGCAGGGGCGGCCGGTGCTGGGTGAGGTGTGGCCGGGAGAGTGCGTCTATCCGGATTTCACCGATCCACAGGTGCGGGAGTGGTGGGGCGGGCTGTACGAGGAGCGGCTCGGCCAGGGGTTCGCCGGGGTGTGGCACGACATGAACGAGCCGGTGTCGTTCTCGGCCTTCGGGGATCCGTCGTTGCCGCGTTCGTCGAGGCACGCGCTGGAGGGCAGGGGCGGGGACCATCGCGAGGCGCACAACGTGTACGCGATGGCGATGGCGAGGGCCGGGTACGAGGGCCTGCGCCGGCTGCGTCCCGAGGAGCGGCCGTTCCTCTTCTCCCGTTCGGGGTGGGCGGGGATGCAGCGGTACGGGGGCACGTGGTCCGGTGATGTGGCCACCGGCTGGCCGGGGCTCCGGGCGTCTCTGGCCCTGGTGCTGGGGCTGGGGCTCTGCGGGGTGCCGTATTCGGGGCCCGATGTCGGCGGGTTCGACGGGTCGCCGTCGCCGGAGCTGTATCTGCGCTGGTTCCAGCTGGGCGCGTACATGCCGTTGTTCCGCACGCACTCGGCCATCGACGCGGGGCGCCGGGAGCCGTGGGAGTTCGGGCCGGAGGTGCTCGCGCATGCCGGGCGGGCGCTGGAGGAGCGGGAACGACTGCTTCCGTATTTCGTGACGCTGGCGCAGCTGGCCCGGCTGACGGGTGCGCCGTACGTGCGGCCCTTGTGGTGGGGTGCGCCGGGGGACCGTGAGCTGCGGGACTGCGAGGACGCGTTCCTGCTGGGTGATGCGCTGCTGGTCGCCCCGGTGCTGGAGGAGGGTGCCGGCCGTAGGTCGCTGCGGCTGCCGCGTGGCCGCTGGTACGACACGGCGACCGGGCGCGCGTACGAAGGCCCGGGGCAGGTGGTGGTGGAGGCGCCGCTGTCGCGGATTCCGGTGCTGGCACGGGCGGGTGCGGTGATCCCGGTGCGGAGCCCGGAGGGGGATCTGGAGCTGGAGGTGTGGGCTCCGCCTGTCGGGCGTGCCGGGGGCGGGCTGGTCGTGCGGGACATGGGCGACGGGTGGGAGCAGGCCCAGGTGGAGCGTTACACGTCGCGCGTCGGTGCCGGGCGTGTGGTGGTCGAGCGGGACGGTGCGGAGGAGTCCGTGCCGTATCCGGTGCGTGTTCGGGGGCTGCCGGGCGTCGCTCAGCCGTAG
- a CDS encoding NUDIX domain-containing protein: MIGYSPPVNDSHCGNCGAPYTSETWPRTCTACGRTAYRNPLPVAVALLPVTGADGTGLVVITRDIPPHRGGTALPGGYIDETEDWRHAVVRELREETGIRADETDVRLADAMSSPDGHLLIFGLLPPRPAEELPPSAPTDETSGHDVLHTPDELAFPLHTRAVRAWFAGDYG, from the coding sequence GTGATCGGATACAGTCCGCCCGTGAACGACTCCCACTGCGGCAACTGCGGGGCCCCGTACACCTCCGAGACCTGGCCGCGTACCTGCACGGCCTGCGGCCGTACCGCCTACCGCAACCCGCTGCCCGTCGCCGTGGCCCTGCTGCCCGTCACCGGAGCCGACGGTACCGGCCTCGTCGTCATCACCCGCGACATCCCGCCGCACCGGGGCGGAACCGCGCTGCCCGGCGGCTACATCGACGAGACCGAGGACTGGCGCCACGCCGTCGTACGCGAACTGCGCGAGGAGACCGGCATCCGCGCCGACGAGACGGACGTACGCCTCGCCGACGCCATGAGCTCCCCGGACGGCCACCTGCTGATCTTCGGACTGCTCCCGCCACGCCCCGCGGAGGAACTCCCGCCCTCCGCACCGACCGACGAGACCTCGGGACACGACGTCCTGCACACTCCGGACGAACTCGCCTTCCCCCTGCACACCCGGGCCGTACGCGCCTGGTTCGCCGGCGACTACGGCTGA
- a CDS encoding DUF742 domain-containing protein yields MSADSVRDTAPGSPPASAEAGSSRWYDAEAGPVVRPYAMTRGRTSSASRHRLDLIAIVVPEPAADDPGRDQTLSPEHVEIVELCSDMPQSIAELASGLDLPVGVVRVLVGDLVEDELVHVTRPVPPAELPDVSILREVINGLRAL; encoded by the coding sequence ATGAGCGCTGACTCCGTCCGGGACACCGCGCCCGGATCACCCCCCGCGTCCGCCGAAGCGGGTTCCTCGCGCTGGTACGACGCCGAAGCGGGTCCGGTGGTCCGGCCCTACGCGATGACCCGGGGGCGTACCAGCAGCGCGTCCCGTCATCGTCTCGACCTGATCGCGATCGTCGTCCCCGAACCGGCGGCCGACGATCCCGGCCGGGACCAGACGCTCTCCCCGGAACACGTGGAGATCGTCGAACTGTGCAGCGACATGCCCCAGTCGATCGCCGAACTCGCCTCCGGGCTGGACCTCCCCGTCGGGGTGGTCCGGGTCCTGGTCGGTGACCTCGTCGAGGACGAACTGGTGCATGTCACCCGTCCCGTTCCGCCGGCCGAGCTGCCGGACGTGAGCATTCTTCGCGAGGTGATCAATGGCCTTCGGGCGCTCTAG
- a CDS encoding roadblock/LC7 domain-containing protein: protein MTAPNAAAHNAARQGSGELNWLLDELVERVASIRKALVLSSDGLATGTSQDLTREDSEHLAAVASGFHSLAKGVGRHFDAGRVRQTVVELDEAFLFVTAAGDGSCLAVLAESDSDVGQVAYEMTLMVKRVGVHLANAPRTNGLPAGG from the coding sequence ATGACCGCACCGAACGCAGCAGCACACAACGCCGCACGCCAGGGCTCCGGCGAACTCAACTGGCTCCTCGACGAACTGGTCGAGCGCGTCGCGAGCATCCGCAAGGCTCTGGTGCTCTCCAGCGACGGCCTCGCCACCGGCACGTCCCAGGACCTGACCCGCGAGGACAGCGAGCACCTGGCGGCCGTCGCCTCCGGATTCCACAGCCTGGCCAAGGGGGTCGGCCGCCATTTCGACGCCGGCCGGGTCCGCCAGACGGTGGTCGAGCTCGACGAGGCGTTCCTCTTCGTCACCGCGGCGGGTGACGGCAGCTGCCTCGCCGTCCTGGCGGAGTCGGACTCGGACGTCGGACAGGTGGCGTACGAGATGACCCTGATGGTCAAGCGCGTGGGGGTCCACCTGGCCAACGCCCCCCGGACCAACGGTCTGCCCGCCGGAGGGTGA
- a CDS encoding M15 family metallopeptidase yields MTGIARALRALAAAGAALLAVTAAAPVAVARPEPKAPPEFVDLRAVDPTIITEMRYTTAHNFMGEPVDGYRQPVCILTRPAALALRTAQRSLLRQGYSLKVYDCYRPQRAVDHFVRWAEDLDDQAMKDEFYPLVDKTRLFEDGYIAEKSGHSRGSTVDLTLVKLPAPPTRPYEPGEELAPCYAPEGERFPDNSVDMGTGYDCFDTLSHTDDPRVQGEQRANRQFLKSKLTELGFVNLAEEWWHFTYRPELFPDTYFDFPVARRSVAGH; encoded by the coding sequence ATGACAGGAATTGCTCGTGCTCTCCGTGCCCTGGCCGCCGCCGGCGCCGCTCTGCTCGCCGTGACGGCCGCCGCCCCGGTCGCCGTGGCCAGGCCCGAACCCAAGGCTCCGCCGGAGTTCGTCGACCTGCGCGCCGTCGATCCGACGATCATCACGGAGATGCGCTACACCACCGCGCACAACTTCATGGGCGAGCCGGTGGACGGCTACCGGCAGCCCGTCTGCATCCTGACCCGGCCCGCCGCTCTCGCGCTGCGCACCGCCCAGCGGAGCCTGCTGCGTCAGGGCTACTCGCTCAAGGTGTACGACTGCTACCGGCCCCAGCGCGCCGTCGACCATTTCGTACGCTGGGCCGAGGACCTCGACGACCAGGCCATGAAGGACGAGTTCTATCCGCTGGTCGACAAGACGCGTCTGTTCGAGGACGGTTACATCGCCGAGAAGTCCGGACACAGCCGGGGCAGCACGGTCGACCTCACCCTGGTGAAGCTGCCCGCTCCGCCGACCCGGCCGTACGAGCCGGGCGAGGAACTGGCACCGTGCTACGCGCCCGAGGGCGAGCGCTTCCCGGACAATTCGGTGGACATGGGCACGGGGTACGACTGTTTCGACACCCTGTCGCACACGGACGACCCCCGGGTGCAGGGAGAGCAGCGCGCCAACAGGCAGTTCCTCAAGTCGAAGCTCACGGAGCTGGGTTTCGTGAACCTCGCCGAGGAGTGGTGGCACTTCACCTACAGGCCGGAGCTCTTCCCCGACACGTACTTCGACTTCCCGGTGGCGAGGCGTTCCGTCGCGGGGCACTGA